In a genomic window of Theropithecus gelada isolate Dixy chromosome 15, Tgel_1.0, whole genome shotgun sequence:
- the RNF183 gene encoding probable E3 ubiquitin-protein ligase RNF183 isoform X1, with protein sequence MGQRSFYKPSRTSPARPPCVWLRMAEQEGRELEAECPICWNPFNNTFHTPKMLDCCHSFCVECLAHLSLVTPAQRRLLCPLCRQPTVLALGQPVTDLPTDTAMLTLLRLEPHHVILEGRQLCLKDQPKSRYFLRQPRVYTLDLGPQPGGQTGPPPDTASATVPTPIPIPSHYSPRECFRNPQFRIFAYLMTVILSVTLLLIFSIFWTKQFLWGVG encoded by the exons ATGGGGCAGAGGAGCTTCTACAAGCCTTCCAG GACGTCTCCCGCGAGGCCTCCCTGTGTGTGGCTGAGGATGGCTGAGCAGGAGGGCCGGGAGCTTGAGGCCGAGTGTCCCATCTGCTGGAATCCCTTCAACAACACGTTCCATacccccaaaatgctggattgCTGCCACTCCTTCTGCGTGGAATGcctggcccacctcagcctggtgACTCCAGCCCAGCGCCGCCTGCTGTGCCCGCTCTGTCGCCAGCCCACGGTGCTGGCCTTGGGGCAGCCCGTCACTGACTTGCCCACGGACACTGCCATGCTCACCCTGCTCCGCCTGGAGCCGCACCATGTCATCCTGGAAGGCCGTCAGCTGTGCCTCAAAGACCAGCCCAAGAGCCGCTACTTCCTGCGCCAGCCTCGAGTTTACACGCTGGACCTCGGCCCCCAGCCTGGGGGCCAGACTGGGCCGCCCCCAGACACGGCCTCTGCCACCGTGCCTACgcccatccccatccccagccaCTACTCTCCGAGGGAGTGTTTCCGCAATCCTCAGTTCCGCATCTTTGCCTACCTGATGACCGTCATCCtcagtgtcactctgttgctcatCTTCTCCATCTTTTGGACCAAGCAGTTCCTTTGGGGGGTGGGGTGA
- the RNF183 gene encoding probable E3 ubiquitin-protein ligase RNF183 isoform X2, translating into MAEQEGRELEAECPICWNPFNNTFHTPKMLDCCHSFCVECLAHLSLVTPAQRRLLCPLCRQPTVLALGQPVTDLPTDTAMLTLLRLEPHHVILEGRQLCLKDQPKSRYFLRQPRVYTLDLGPQPGGQTGPPPDTASATVPTPIPIPSHYSPRECFRNPQFRIFAYLMTVILSVTLLLIFSIFWTKQFLWGVG; encoded by the coding sequence ATGGCTGAGCAGGAGGGCCGGGAGCTTGAGGCCGAGTGTCCCATCTGCTGGAATCCCTTCAACAACACGTTCCATacccccaaaatgctggattgCTGCCACTCCTTCTGCGTGGAATGcctggcccacctcagcctggtgACTCCAGCCCAGCGCCGCCTGCTGTGCCCGCTCTGTCGCCAGCCCACGGTGCTGGCCTTGGGGCAGCCCGTCACTGACTTGCCCACGGACACTGCCATGCTCACCCTGCTCCGCCTGGAGCCGCACCATGTCATCCTGGAAGGCCGTCAGCTGTGCCTCAAAGACCAGCCCAAGAGCCGCTACTTCCTGCGCCAGCCTCGAGTTTACACGCTGGACCTCGGCCCCCAGCCTGGGGGCCAGACTGGGCCGCCCCCAGACACGGCCTCTGCCACCGTGCCTACgcccatccccatccccagccaCTACTCTCCGAGGGAGTGTTTCCGCAATCCTCAGTTCCGCATCTTTGCCTACCTGATGACCGTCATCCtcagtgtcactctgttgctcatCTTCTCCATCTTTTGGACCAAGCAGTTCCTTTGGGGGGTGGGGTGA